A single genomic interval of Alteromonas sp. BL110 harbors:
- a CDS encoding ATP-binding cassette domain-containing protein, translated as MIEISGLAKRFTVENPKKLSEQEKKDPRLKGRYFQSVRDVSFTCEKGQVLGLLGPNGAGKTTTLRMLSTALKPDSGKVLIGGEDVLSNPNIARKKIGFLSSSTGLYGRLSGRENISYFGELHGISKNVINARIEELADLLDMQTFLDRRAENFSSGMKQKVSIARAVIHEPELVVLDEPTTGLDIMATSTVMEFIQRLKDKGTPVIFSTHHLDEVQALCDKVTVINQGETVFNDSLAAFSALSGNGAEAGQMHKSFLKTLSMDSEEMGNVVNL; from the coding sequence ATGATTGAAATATCAGGTCTCGCTAAACGCTTTACGGTGGAAAACCCGAAAAAGCTTAGCGAACAAGAGAAGAAGGATCCGCGTTTAAAAGGGCGTTATTTTCAGTCAGTAAGGGATGTGTCTTTTACTTGCGAAAAAGGTCAGGTTCTGGGACTTCTAGGGCCTAATGGTGCAGGTAAAACCACTACATTGCGTATGCTTTCAACAGCGCTTAAACCTGACAGCGGTAAAGTGCTTATAGGTGGCGAGGACGTACTTTCTAACCCAAACATTGCGCGAAAAAAGATTGGTTTTCTTTCCAGTTCAACGGGTCTATACGGCCGTTTAAGTGGGCGTGAAAATATTAGCTACTTCGGTGAGCTACACGGCATTTCAAAAAATGTGATTAATGCACGTATTGAAGAGTTAGCTGACTTGCTCGATATGCAAACCTTCCTTGATAGAAGAGCTGAGAATTTCTCATCAGGCATGAAACAAAAAGTGTCGATTGCCCGTGCGGTTATTCACGAGCCAGAGTTGGTTGTTCTCGATGAGCCTACAACTGGCCTTGATATTATGGCGACTAGTACCGTAATGGAATTTATCCAACGTCTTAAGGATAAAGGTACACCGGTAATTTTCTCTACCCACCACCTCGACGAAGTACAAGCTCTTTGTGACAAAGTAACAGTCATTAATCAAGGAGAAACAGTATTTAACGATTCGCTTGCCGCCTTTAGTGCACTTTCTGGTAATGGTGCAGAGGCTGGGCAAATGCATAAGAGCTTCCTAAAAACACTTTCAATGGATTCTGAGGAGATGGGCAATGTGGTTAATCTTTAA
- the recA gene encoding recombinase RecA, translating to MDDNKSKALTAAVGQIEKQFGKGAIMRLGDNQAMDIEAISTGSLTIDIALGIGGLPCGRVVEIYGPESSGKTTLTLQVIAEAQKKGKTCAFVDAEHALDPVYAEKLGVNIDELLVSQPDTGEQALEICDMLVRSGAVDVVIVDSVAALTPKAEIEGDMGDSHVGLQARLMSQALRKLTGNIKRSNTLCIFINQIRMKIGVMFGNPETTTGGNALKFYSSVRLDIRRIGAVKEGDEVVGNETRVKVVKNKVAPPFKQAEFMIRYGEGISKEAELIDLGVKQKLVDKAGAWYSYKGDRIGQGKANVMKYLKEHPETANEIETKIRQELLLSKTMQAEEALPQGEDDVLPE from the coding sequence GTGGACGATAACAAATCAAAAGCTTTAACCGCCGCAGTTGGCCAAATTGAAAAGCAATTTGGTAAAGGCGCTATTATGCGCTTAGGCGACAACCAAGCCATGGATATTGAAGCGATTTCTACTGGCTCACTAACCATTGATATCGCTCTAGGTATAGGTGGTTTACCTTGTGGACGTGTAGTAGAAATTTACGGTCCTGAATCGTCAGGTAAGACAACGCTAACGCTTCAAGTTATTGCTGAAGCGCAGAAGAAGGGTAAAACCTGTGCGTTCGTAGATGCTGAGCATGCTCTAGACCCAGTATACGCTGAAAAGCTCGGTGTAAACATTGACGAACTATTAGTTTCTCAGCCTGATACTGGTGAACAAGCGCTAGAAATTTGCGATATGCTAGTACGGTCAGGTGCGGTAGACGTTGTTATTGTTGACTCGGTAGCAGCACTTACACCTAAAGCGGAAATTGAAGGTGACATGGGTGACTCTCACGTTGGTCTTCAGGCCCGTCTTATGTCGCAAGCGTTGCGTAAGCTTACAGGTAATATCAAGCGCTCAAATACACTATGTATCTTCATTAACCAAATTCGTATGAAAATTGGTGTAATGTTTGGTAACCCAGAAACCACTACTGGTGGTAACGCGCTTAAGTTCTACTCATCTGTACGTTTAGACATTCGCCGTATTGGCGCAGTTAAAGAAGGCGATGAGGTAGTAGGTAACGAAACTCGCGTGAAGGTAGTGAAGAACAAGGTTGCGCCTCCATTTAAGCAAGCCGAGTTTATGATCCGCTACGGTGAAGGTATCAGTAAAGAAGCTGAACTTATCGACCTTGGTGTTAAGCAGAAGCTTGTTGACAAAGCTGGCGCTTGGTACAGCTACAAGGGTGATCGCATTGGTCAAGGTAAAGCAAACGTAATGAAGTACCTTAAAGAACACCCTGAAACAGCCAATGAGATCGAAACAAAGATCCGTCAAGAACTGTTGCTTTCTAAAACCATGCAGGCTGAAGAAGCATTGCCACAGGGCGAAGACGACGTACTTCCTGAATAA
- a CDS encoding CinA family protein, whose product MSTTFSTDSTVNASPLKLDSALSAQVQALGDALRAKDWSVSSAESCTGGGIAFAFTSVSGSSDWFNQSWVTYSNDAKQNILGVTEQTLKEHGAVSKQTVKEMAEGVRRNSGAQLAVTVSGIAGPGGGSEEKPVGTVWFGFLCVQKDEQVKKVFSGDRDEVREHAITFAITHLVKMLSKI is encoded by the coding sequence ATGAGTACAACATTTTCAACTGATTCGACGGTAAACGCCAGCCCTTTAAAGCTTGATAGCGCATTATCTGCGCAAGTTCAGGCACTAGGAGATGCACTTAGAGCAAAAGATTGGAGTGTATCTAGTGCAGAATCCTGTACAGGTGGGGGGATTGCCTTTGCTTTCACCAGCGTTTCGGGAAGCTCTGACTGGTTTAATCAATCTTGGGTGACCTACTCAAATGATGCGAAGCAGAACATATTAGGCGTTACCGAGCAGACGCTTAAAGAGCATGGTGCAGTGTCGAAGCAAACGGTAAAAGAAATGGCAGAAGGCGTGCGACGCAATAGCGGCGCGCAGCTAGCTGTGACCGTAAGTGGCATCGCCGGGCCTGGCGGTGGCAGCGAAGAAAAGCCAGTAGGCACGGTGTGGTTTGGCTTTTTATGTGTTCAGAAAGATGAACAAGTTAAAAAGGTGTTTAGTGGTGATAGAGACGAAGTGCGAGAGCATGCTATTACCTTTGCCATAACGCACTTAGTTAAAATGTTGAGCAAAATTTAA